GCGATCtccaatttgaaaaaagatttAAAGGAGGCAATGAGTGCCAAGGATGAGGTAAAGAAGACAACAATAAGAAGCATATTATCCACTGTTAAGAATGAAGAAATAGCTAATGCTAAAAATGATTCTACTCTCAATGAATTTAGCTTATTCGATACCTTTTCCAGATTGATAACACAACGTATGGaatctattgaaaattataagaaaaatgataGACAAGATTTGGTGAATAACGAACAAAAGGAATTGGATATTTTAAAGGACTATAGAGCCAAATTGCCTGTAGCAACAGAAGATGAAATCAACGCTAAAGTTTTGGCGCTATTAAACAAACTCAAAGAGACTCAAGAAGGgttgaaaataaatcaagTAATGAGTAAATTGGA
The Naumovozyma dairenensis CBS 421 chromosome 5, complete genome DNA segment above includes these coding regions:
- the AIM41 gene encoding Aim41p (similar to Saccharomyces cerevisiae YOR215C; ancestral locus Anc_8.635), translated to MFLRVLRQPAVRRSIIPTSRRFLRFNSTEAYTNAISNLKKDLKEAMSAKDEVKKTTIRSILSTVKNEEIANAKNDSTLNEFSLFDTFSRLITQRMESIENYKKNDRQDLVNNEQKELDILKDYRAKLPVATEDEINAKVLALLNKLKETQEGLKINQVMSKLDWKTIPTEWRASANSIKKSVVSQFKDVFERMK